A window of Apium graveolens cultivar Ventura chromosome 8, ASM990537v1, whole genome shotgun sequence contains these coding sequences:
- the LOC141678427 gene encoding uncharacterized protein LOC141678427, protein MEQTQQKVSVRALVDKEKNKLVFVEAGGDFVDILLSFLTLPMATIIRLANACPDGPPDKVKVGCLQTLYQSVVNIEAKYLSSDQCKDMLITPKNLREDLCKRLKINVEDSEPVRYFLCRNCCSGLSTKENTRCSCGKLMEWKIRAMEDSSIAAGGYEGIFVSESASFIITDDLKINENSVAESLSIINNLGIKDMKNIKSLWVSFGLKEITYLLKLSLISKTPMTDLVMDTIGLSDMKNSGCGISLSYSGLSTCKVMTIKLMIQSSIKKVLFALVEEDFVDFLFSILAIPLGSVLLLSGYNSNPGSLDKLYQGIDVLNVDKLVKSLDLKYKLLYPIVAPESICKALEHPPIARGGFVSKPAKFMVTDDLVVTPYSSTSSISALDLLKVPVSDVEHMMVSIGPMEALRILKACVYSTSVFTYFYYNIS, encoded by the exons ATGGAGCAAACACAACAAAAGGTGAGTGTGAGAGCTCTGGTTGACAAGGAGAAAAACAAATTAGTTTTTGTTGAAGCAGGTGGTGATTTTGTTGACATTCTCTTAAGCTTCTTAACTTTGCCTATGGCAACAATCATCAGGCTAGCTAATGCATGTCCAGACGGCCCTCCTGATAAGGTGAAGGTCGGGTGCTTGCAGACGTTGTATCAAAGTGTTGTGAACATTGAGGCAAAGTATTTGTCTAGTGATCAATGCAAGGATATGTTGATTACCCCAAAGAATCTACGCGAGGATTTGTGCAAGAGACTAAAGATTAATGTAGAGGACTCAGAGCCAGTCAGGTACTTTTTATGTCGAAACTGTTGCAGTGGTTTGAGTACTAAAGAGAATACTAGATGCAGTTGCGGGAAGTTGATGGAATGGAAGATTAGAGCAATGGAAGATTCAAGCATTGCAGCAGGAGGATATGAAGGCATTTTTGTCTCTGAATCAGCATCTTTCATTATCACTGATGATTTGAAAATTAACGAAAATTCTGTGGCAGAAAGTCTTTCTATCATCAATAATCTTGGTATCAAAGACATGAAAAATATTAAATCCTTATGGGTATCTTTTGGTTTGAAGGAG ATCACATATttgctgaaattatctttgaTATCCAAGACTCCGATGACTGATCTTGTAATGGATACCATCGGACTTTCTGACATGAAGAATTCTGGATGCGGTATCTCTCTGTCATACTCTGGCTTAAGCACATGCAAGGTAATGACTATTAAACTAATGATACAAAGTTCCATTAAGAAGGTACTATTTGCCCTAGTAGAAGAAGATTTTGTCGATTTTCTCTTCAGCATACTAGCCATCCCATTAGGAAGTGTGTTACTACTTTCTGGTTATAACTCTAATCCTGGGAGTCTAGATAAATTATATCAGGGCATTGATGTTCTGAATGTAGATAAGCTGGTTAAGTCTCTGGATCTCAAATATAAGTTACTCTATCCTATAGTCGCTCCAGAATCTATTTGCAAGGCTCTAGAACATCCACCAATAGCAAGAGGTGGATTTGTTTCAAAACCTGCAAAGTTTATGGTAACAGATGATTTGGTTGTGACCCCATATTCTTCTACCTCGAGCATTTCTGCACTCGACTTGCTGAAAGTTCCAGTAAGTGATGTTGAGCATATGATGGTGTCCATTGGCCCCATGGAG GCATTAAGAATTCTGAAAGCTTGTGTGTACTCGACGTCAGTTTTTACCTATTTTTACTACAATATATCATGA
- the LOC141677701 gene encoding uncharacterized protein LOC141677701, with product MALIDNRINDRRDCILGAARGNLAYKKFMFTVYPKFGFSLETKNLDQILSFVHDFERHNLMNAGDKVFSLTYVVAYALTNSHHSIDYKKYEYIELDDVFSEIGSVEEKQFSDISPLDNSWAIDIAKNKPILGQKPRMSFRGRTLEVGESSNTSNKELLHSMSRRVDDLCQKLDHL from the coding sequence ATGGCTTTAATAGACAATAGAATCAATGATCGAAGAGATTGTATTTTAGGTGCTGCTAGAGGTAATTTAGCATACAAAAAATTCATGTTTACTGTCTATCCTAAATTTGGTTTTAGTTTAGAAACTAAAAATCTTGATCAGATATTATCTTTCGTACATGACTTTGAAAGACATAATCTGATGAATGCAGGAGATAAAGTATTTAGCTTAACTTATGTTGTTGCTTATGCTTTAACCAATAGTCATCATAGCATTGACTATAAGAAATATGAATATATCGAATTGGACGATGTATTCTCAGAAATAGGATCTGTAGAAGAAAAGCAATTTTCAGATATCAGTCCTTTAGATAATTCTTGGGCAATTGATATTGCAAAGAATAAACCAATTCTAGGACAAAAACCTAGAATGAGTTTTAGAGGAAGAACCTTAGAGGTTGGTGAATCTTCTAATACCTCTAATAAAGAATTACTTCATAGTATGTCCAGAAGAGTTGATGATTTATGTCAGAAACTGGATCATCTGTAG